The following coding sequences lie in one Candidatus Eremiobacterota bacterium genomic window:
- a CDS encoding PilZ domain-containing protein, protein MLRMLGFGPKPIPPQLKMKLPQVNSFVDVVMIGHGPRGSICVEALSERSLVVGALSGMRVGGTGVFSYTNAAGRFRFSSKCVALRGATAVFALPERVETLQVFTEAKQRAAVRLDATVPAQWRFAPGGRGSGDWVRGSLTDISRSGASLIVDREVKKGSFVEARFAVSTAASPLVLLGEVMRNSPIESSKKISLGLRFHGIKAEEDRAIMEFINKRQAERRSRGLA, encoded by the coding sequence GTGCTGCGCATGCTGGGGTTCGGGCCGAAGCCGATCCCGCCGCAGCTCAAGATGAAGCTGCCGCAGGTCAACAGCTTCGTCGACGTCGTGATGATCGGGCACGGGCCGCGCGGCTCGATCTGCGTCGAAGCGCTCAGCGAGCGCAGCCTGGTCGTCGGCGCGCTCTCCGGCATGCGGGTCGGCGGAACCGGCGTCTTCTCGTACACGAACGCCGCCGGGCGCTTCCGCTTCTCCTCGAAATGCGTCGCCCTGCGCGGCGCGACCGCCGTCTTCGCGCTCCCCGAGCGCGTCGAGACGCTCCAAGTCTTCACCGAAGCGAAGCAGCGCGCCGCGGTGCGCCTCGACGCCACCGTCCCCGCCCAATGGCGCTTCGCGCCGGGCGGGCGGGGCTCGGGCGACTGGGTGCGCGGCTCGCTCACCGACATCAGCCGCTCCGGCGCCTCGCTGATCGTCGACCGCGAGGTGAAGAAGGGGTCCTTCGTCGAGGCGCGCTTTGCCGTCAGCACCGCGGCCTCGCCGCTCGTGCTGCTCGGTGAGGTGATGCGAAATTCTCCGATCGAATCGTCGAAGAAGATATCGTTGGGTCTGCGTTTCCACGGGATCAAAGCCGAGGAAGACCGGGCGATCATGGAGTTCATCAACAAGCGGCAAGCCGAACGGCGCAGCCGCGGCTTGGCCTAG
- a CDS encoding response regulator gives MRMMIKGILSKNGYDVVGEAQNGVEAVEKYRELGPDLVTMDMVMPEMDGISAVKQIVAGDPQARIIMCTSMGQQALVVEAIQAGAKSFITKPFQPPKILETIQKVLA, from the coding sequence ATGCGGATGATGATCAAAGGGATCTTGAGCAAGAACGGCTACGACGTGGTCGGGGAGGCCCAGAACGGTGTCGAGGCGGTCGAGAAGTACCGCGAGCTCGGCCCCGATCTCGTCACCATGGACATGGTGATGCCGGAGATGGACGGGATCTCCGCGGTCAAGCAGATCGTCGCCGGCGACCCGCAGGCGCGGATCATCATGTGCACCTCGATGGGCCAGCAGGCGCTGGTCGTCGAGGCGATCCAGGCAGGCGCGAAGTCCTTCATCACCAAGCCGTTCCAGCCGCCGAAGATCCTCGAGACGATCCAGAAGGTGCTCGCGTGA
- a CDS encoding chemotaxis protein CheC — protein sequence MTMPALTLNELQRDALKEVGNIGAGHAATALSQLLNTTVKLAEPTIDVLKFRDLSQRMGSPERSVAALHMYIRGEAPGQMVVLFDREQAAEFVNVFIKRIIGDIQIFDSIVDSTLKELGNIIAGSYLTALISLTGINLLPSVPTLSYGTVQAAFRTLMSILPDQDVFLIESQFLDKDRAVSGQFILIPETGSLQPLLSVFGVND from the coding sequence GTGACGATGCCAGCTCTCACCCTCAACGAGCTGCAGCGCGACGCGCTCAAGGAAGTCGGCAACATCGGCGCCGGCCACGCCGCGACCGCGCTCTCGCAGCTTCTGAACACGACGGTCAAGCTCGCCGAGCCGACGATCGACGTGCTGAAGTTCCGCGATCTCTCGCAGCGCATGGGCAGCCCGGAGCGCTCGGTCGCCGCGCTGCACATGTACATTCGCGGCGAGGCGCCGGGCCAGATGGTCGTGCTGTTCGACCGCGAGCAGGCCGCCGAGTTCGTCAACGTCTTCATCAAGCGGATCATCGGCGACATCCAGATCTTCGACTCGATCGTCGACTCGACGCTCAAGGAGCTGGGCAACATCATCGCCGGCTCGTACCTCACCGCGCTGATCTCGCTGACCGGGATCAACCTGCTGCCCTCGGTGCCGACGCTCTCGTACGGCACGGTGCAGGCCGCGTTCCGCACGCTCATGTCGATCCTGCCCGATCAGGACGTGTTCCTGATCGAGTCGCAGTTCCTCGACAAGGACCGCGCCGTCTCGGGCCAGTTCATCCTGATCCCGGAGACCGGCTCGCTCCAGCCGCTGCTCTCGGTCTTCGGCGTCAACGATTGA
- a CDS encoding chemotaxis protein CheA: MPSPDDFFDRSEFVQYFRDETDELLQSIDGDLLRLEQFVDTGTIDSELVNSLFRALHTIKGSAGMLEFVAVQQVAHKLENVYDLLRKDRMPLTESAINLLFEGRDVLTGLVRAATSGTEAPHGVEEYVERLDAFAAIYDSVAQVIEGPRPEPEAEEVLTPVDEEQLAAFEADVARLLAEAKTTVAETPAQPVTEADVVAAQAAVDALFASEAPQAAPQPKAAPKSNGTPAPANAAAAAAETKRTASAKNQTIRVDIERLDLLLNLVGELVINRTRISDIATTLGRELGTNGHAHNGLGTLAKDLAESSALLARTTNEIQESIMKVRMVPIGQVFDRFPRMVRDLAKARGKEIHLEIAGAETDLDKTIVDEVGEPLMHLIRNCVDHGIEPPDVREARGKPRHGTVKLNAYHEGNQVIIEVSDDGGGIDLQRVREKAVRIGTIGENDRLTDREIIELIFTPGFSTASQITDVSGRGVGMDVVKKNILRLKGVFDVDSVQGEGTRFTMKLPLTLAIIQALLVRVADELYSIPLDAVIESQRIDAGDVRTVHGGEVITLRGQVVPLIRIAEFFRLDAPRDPEKVMIVIVGLQGRQVGLVVDSFQGEQEIVIKPLSDVIGRIAGISGATILGNGSISLIIDVHSLVAAAHGSGRFTRAEFSGV, from the coding sequence ATGCCCTCGCCCGACGACTTCTTCGACCGCTCCGAGTTCGTCCAGTACTTCCGTGACGAGACGGACGAGCTGCTGCAGTCGATCGACGGAGATCTGCTGCGGCTGGAGCAGTTCGTCGACACGGGCACGATCGACTCGGAGCTGGTCAACTCGCTCTTCCGCGCGCTGCACACGATCAAGGGCAGCGCGGGGATGCTGGAGTTCGTTGCGGTCCAGCAGGTCGCGCACAAGCTCGAGAACGTCTACGACCTGCTGCGCAAGGACCGCATGCCGCTCACCGAGAGCGCGATCAACCTGCTCTTCGAAGGCCGTGACGTCCTCACCGGCCTGGTCCGCGCCGCCACGTCCGGCACCGAAGCGCCGCACGGCGTCGAGGAGTACGTCGAGCGGCTCGACGCGTTCGCCGCGATCTACGACTCGGTCGCGCAGGTGATCGAAGGGCCGCGGCCCGAGCCCGAAGCGGAAGAAGTCCTCACCCCGGTCGACGAGGAGCAGCTCGCCGCCTTCGAAGCCGACGTCGCGCGCCTCCTCGCCGAAGCGAAGACCACCGTCGCCGAGACGCCGGCCCAACCTGTTACGGAAGCGGACGTCGTCGCTGCGCAAGCCGCGGTCGATGCATTGTTCGCGTCGGAAGCGCCGCAAGCGGCACCGCAACCGAAGGCAGCGCCGAAATCGAACGGTACCCCCGCGCCTGCGAACGCCGCCGCGGCGGCTGCCGAGACGAAGCGCACCGCGTCGGCGAAGAACCAGACGATTCGGGTCGACATCGAGCGCCTCGACCTGCTGCTGAACCTGGTCGGCGAGCTGGTCATCAACCGCACCCGCATCTCCGACATCGCGACGACGCTCGGTCGCGAGCTCGGCACGAACGGCCACGCGCACAACGGGCTGGGGACGCTGGCCAAGGACCTCGCTGAATCGTCGGCGCTGCTGGCCCGCACCACGAACGAGATCCAAGAGAGCATCATGAAGGTTCGCATGGTGCCGATCGGCCAGGTCTTCGACCGCTTCCCGCGGATGGTGCGCGATCTGGCGAAGGCGCGCGGCAAGGAGATCCACCTCGAGATCGCCGGCGCCGAGACCGACCTCGACAAGACGATCGTCGACGAGGTCGGCGAGCCGCTGATGCACCTGATCCGCAACTGCGTCGACCACGGGATCGAGCCGCCCGACGTGCGCGAGGCGCGCGGCAAGCCGCGTCACGGCACCGTCAAGCTGAACGCGTACCACGAAGGGAACCAGGTCATCATCGAGGTCTCCGACGACGGCGGCGGGATCGACTTGCAGCGCGTGCGCGAGAAGGCGGTCCGGATCGGCACGATCGGCGAGAACGACCGCTTGACCGACCGCGAGATCATCGAGCTGATCTTCACGCCCGGCTTCTCGACCGCCAGCCAGATCACCGACGTGTCCGGCCGCGGCGTCGGAATGGACGTCGTCAAGAAGAACATCCTGCGGCTCAAGGGCGTCTTCGACGTCGACTCCGTGCAGGGCGAAGGCACGCGCTTCACGATGAAGCTCCCGCTGACGTTGGCGATCATTCAGGCGCTGCTGGTGCGCGTCGCCGACGAGCTGTACTCGATCCCGCTCGACGCGGTGATCGAGTCGCAGCGGATCGACGCGGGCGACGTGCGCACCGTGCACGGCGGCGAAGTCATCACGCTGCGCGGACAGGTCGTTCCGCTGATCCGCATCGCCGAGTTCTTCCGGCTCGACGCGCCGCGCGATCCCGAGAAGGTGATGATCGTAATCGTCGGCTTGCAGGGCCGCCAGGTCGGGCTCGTCGTCGACTCGTTCCAGGGCGAGCAGGAGATCGTCATCAAGCCGCTCTCCGACGTGATCGGCCGCATCGCCGGCATCTCCGGCGCCACCATCCTCGGCAACGGCTCGATCTCCCTCATCATCGACGTCCACTCCCTCGTCGCCGCCGCTCACGGCAGCGGCCGCTTCACCCGCGCCGAATTCTCAGGAGTATAG
- a CDS encoding chemotaxis protein CheW, producing MSDTIQVVSFKLGSEEYGVDIAQVQEINRMVAVTHVPRAPQFMEGVINLRGQLIPIIDLRARFGMPRADHTKNTRIVVTEIGAKRVGMVVDSVSEVLRLPLEQIEPAPEMITGVETEYIRGVGKIEERLIILLDLARIISGSEKRELESADVAPEAIAV from the coding sequence ATGTCCGATACCATCCAAGTTGTTTCGTTCAAGCTAGGCTCGGAAGAGTACGGCGTCGACATCGCGCAGGTGCAGGAGATCAATCGCATGGTCGCGGTGACGCACGTGCCGCGAGCGCCGCAGTTCATGGAGGGCGTGATCAACTTGCGCGGTCAGCTTATCCCGATCATCGACTTGCGCGCGCGCTTCGGGATGCCGCGCGCCGACCACACCAAGAACACGCGGATCGTGGTGACCGAGATCGGCGCCAAGCGCGTCGGGATGGTCGTCGACTCGGTCTCCGAGGTGCTGCGGCTCCCGCTCGAGCAGATCGAGCCCGCGCCCGAGATGATCACCGGCGTCGAGACCGAGTACATCCGCGGCGTCGGGAAGATCGAGGAGCGCTTGATCATCCTGCTCGACCTCGCGCGGATCATCTCGGGCTCCGAGAAGCGCGAGCTCGAGAGCGCGGACGTCGCGCCCGAAGCAATCGCAGTCTGA
- the rlmD gene encoding 23S rRNA (uracil(1939)-C(5))-methyltransferase RlmD, whose product MSTAPGRRATTGLAPGAVASVRFTDLLANGQAVGRISGLVVFATGPLPGERARVRVTQVKPKYAVADVVGYEFQSSMRAKPFCGVFGICGGCQVQHLAYPAQLAWKQQIVRSALRRIGGFADAAVRRPIGMMHPRNYRNKMALVADQSAGETSFGFYQARSHALVRIETCPVVLPQLDAAIAGLYDAARAPDSREAFGGAKHAIVRAGAASRQAVLSITTEQRSQAIKDKAPAVARRVRGVVGISNSFEPRTANAVLGRKMSYVWGKREMEETIEGVKYRVSPASFFQVNSEMVGRIFHFLEPGLAGGRKVVDLYCGAGTFAIFFASRGAHVVGIEENPAAVREARENAALNKVDDRVTFVEGRVEGAVANKDGKKAFADADIVFLDPPRKGSDEATLDALANAGVPNLWYLSCNPATLARDLAFLAKRGYALGVVQPFDMFPQTGHVETLVTLHKSGVKPEVTLPEREATPWDDRIPEWPSDDPYAKSEYPDFVEQ is encoded by the coding sequence GTGTCGACGGCTCCCGGCCGGCGTGCGACCACCGGCCTGGCTCCGGGTGCGGTCGCGTCGGTTCGTTTCACCGACTTGCTGGCGAACGGTCAAGCGGTCGGGCGGATCAGCGGTTTGGTCGTGTTCGCGACCGGCCCGCTCCCCGGCGAGCGCGCGCGCGTGCGCGTCACGCAGGTCAAGCCGAAGTACGCCGTCGCCGACGTCGTCGGCTACGAGTTCCAGTCGTCGATGCGCGCGAAGCCGTTCTGCGGCGTCTTCGGGATCTGCGGCGGCTGCCAGGTGCAGCACCTCGCCTACCCCGCGCAGCTGGCGTGGAAACAGCAAATCGTGCGCAGCGCGCTGCGCCGGATCGGCGGGTTCGCGGACGCCGCGGTGCGCCGCCCGATCGGGATGATGCACCCGCGCAACTACCGCAACAAGATGGCGCTCGTCGCCGACCAAAGCGCCGGCGAGACGTCGTTCGGGTTCTACCAGGCGCGTTCGCACGCCCTGGTGCGGATCGAGACGTGCCCCGTCGTGCTCCCGCAGCTCGACGCGGCGATCGCCGGCCTTTACGACGCCGCGCGCGCGCCCGACTCGCGTGAGGCCTTCGGCGGCGCGAAGCACGCGATCGTGCGCGCCGGCGCGGCGTCCCGCCAAGCGGTGTTGTCGATCACCACCGAGCAGCGCTCGCAAGCGATCAAAGACAAGGCTCCTGCGGTGGCGCGGCGCGTGCGCGGCGTCGTCGGGATCTCGAACTCGTTCGAGCCGCGCACCGCGAACGCCGTGCTCGGCCGTAAGATGTCGTACGTGTGGGGCAAGCGCGAGATGGAAGAGACGATCGAAGGCGTGAAATACCGCGTCTCGCCGGCGTCGTTCTTCCAAGTGAACAGCGAAATGGTCGGGCGGATATTCCACTTCCTGGAACCCGGTCTCGCCGGGGGACGGAAGGTCGTTGACTTGTACTGCGGGGCGGGGACGTTCGCGATCTTCTTCGCCTCACGCGGCGCGCACGTCGTCGGCATCGAGGAGAACCCTGCCGCCGTGCGGGAAGCCCGCGAGAACGCCGCGCTCAACAAGGTCGACGACCGCGTGACGTTCGTCGAAGGCCGCGTCGAAGGCGCCGTCGCGAACAAGGACGGCAAGAAGGCATTCGCCGACGCCGACATCGTCTTCCTCGACCCGCCGCGCAAAGGCAGCGACGAAGCAACGCTTGACGCGCTGGCAAACGCCGGCGTCCCGAACCTCTGGTACCTTTCATGCAATCCCGCGACGCTCGCTCGCGATCTCGCCTTTCTGGCGAAGCGCGGCTACGCGCTCGGCGTGGTGCAGCCGTTCGACATGTTCCCGCAAACGGGCCACGTCGAGACGCTCGTCACCCTGCACAAATCCGGCGTCAAACCCGAAGTAACGCTCCCCGAACGCGAAGCCACCCCCTGGGACGATCGCATCCCGGAGTGGCCCTCCGACGACCCCTACGCCAAAAGCGAATACCCCGACTTCGTGGAGCAGTGA